A genomic stretch from Thermomonospora umbrina includes:
- a CDS encoding CU044_5270 family protein has translation MDEMTTLDDLGEHLDPAGAPPLTRARMAVLAELAAPASRPRRGVSRRWTVGITATVALTSVAAAAVVLAPVTSVDRRQPLALAGASEILNRAAEAADREPTLTPRPDQYLHIEIRAAGREPNRFGYGWPASLGDAIVMTDPPGRPFSITLRSWLSVDGTRSSLQERKPWNSSRPERWWRPGCLNGREVLPGRPAGRACVTDPAHLSRMPTDALSLRGFIEAIGRRDMPQRPKGSHRPSGESEFASGFRDVLARGYVPPKARAALFRMLAQNPRATVDRDITDPAGRKGVGVTLYGQEMIFDARTYRYLGVRATLPAKTRTYSTIAITNVAIVDRPAQPPRP, from the coding sequence ATGGATGAGATGACGACCCTCGACGACCTCGGCGAGCACCTCGACCCGGCGGGCGCCCCACCGCTGACGCGCGCCCGCATGGCTGTTCTCGCGGAACTGGCCGCCCCCGCGTCCCGTCCGCGTCGGGGCGTGTCGCGCAGGTGGACGGTCGGCATCACGGCCACCGTGGCGCTGACCTCAGTCGCTGCGGCGGCCGTCGTGCTGGCACCGGTGACCTCGGTGGACCGACGGCAGCCCTTGGCGCTCGCCGGGGCGTCGGAGATCTTGAACCGCGCCGCCGAGGCCGCCGACCGGGAACCCACCCTCACCCCTCGCCCTGACCAGTACCTGCACATCGAGATCCGCGCGGCGGGCAGAGAGCCCAACCGGTTCGGGTACGGCTGGCCCGCATCACTCGGCGACGCCATCGTCATGACCGACCCACCGGGACGGCCCTTCTCGATCACGCTCCGTTCCTGGCTGTCGGTGGACGGGACCCGCTCGAGCCTCCAGGAGCGCAAGCCCTGGAACAGTTCGAGGCCGGAACGGTGGTGGCGACCGGGCTGCCTCAACGGGCGGGAGGTTCTGCCGGGTCGGCCCGCCGGACGCGCCTGCGTCACCGATCCGGCCCATCTGAGCCGTATGCCCACCGACGCCCTAAGCCTACGCGGCTTCATCGAGGCCATCGGCCGACGCGACATGCCGCAGCGCCCGAAGGGATCGCACCGGCCGTCCGGGGAAAGCGAGTTCGCAAGCGGGTTCCGAGATGTGCTCGCCAGGGGTTATGTCCCCCCGAAGGCCAGAGCCGCGCTCTTCCGCATGCTCGCGCAGAACCCCCGCGCCACGGTGGACCGCGATATCACCGATCCGGCGGGGCGCAAGGGCGTCGGAGTGACGCTGTACGGCCAAGAGATGATCTTCGATGCCCGCACCTATCGCTACCTCGGAGTCCGGGCGACCCTCCCCGCGAAGACCCGGACCTACTCGACGATCGCGATCACCAACGTGGCCATCGTGGACCGCCCGGCCCAGCCACCACGCCCCTGA
- a CDS encoding SRPBCC family protein: MSERGRGAPAQSATADREVVISRVIDAPRELVFEAFTEVRHLSRWWGPEGFTTTTRAFEFRVGGEWDFVMHGPDGTDHQEWITWREIAPPERIALLHGESRGDPNAFESVLTFAPDGAATRIEMRTVFPTKELRDEAVEKYHAIEGGRQTLSNLAAYVTETVRKGAPGRGFGVEEHRNNGRR; the protein is encoded by the coding sequence ATGAGCGAGAGGGGACGAGGAGCGCCCGCGCAGTCCGCGACGGCCGACCGCGAGGTGGTGATCTCCCGGGTCATCGACGCCCCACGAGAGTTGGTGTTCGAGGCGTTCACCGAAGTCCGGCACCTGTCGCGGTGGTGGGGACCGGAGGGGTTCACCACCACCACGCGGGCGTTCGAGTTCCGCGTCGGCGGGGAGTGGGACTTCGTGATGCACGGACCGGACGGGACGGACCACCAGGAGTGGATCACATGGCGGGAGATCGCCCCGCCGGAGCGGATCGCGCTGCTGCACGGTGAGTCCCGCGGCGACCCGAACGCCTTCGAGTCGGTCCTGACGTTCGCGCCCGACGGCGCGGCGACCCGGATCGAGATGCGCACGGTGTTCCCCACCAAGGAATTGCGCGACGAGGCGGTCGAGAAGTACCACGCGATCGAGGGCGGCCGGCAGACCCTGAGCAACCTGGCCGCCTACGTTACCGAGACCGTTCGGAAGGGAGCGCCGGGAAGGGGGTTCGGGGTTGAGGAACATCGGAACAATGGTCGGCGGTGA
- a CDS encoding RICIN domain-containing protein, protein MSTLRSSSIGSVVRRANITVGAGVMVFAAMAAPALADPVPSPQDVGAASEGYYYVENYNSGDCVAVPNGLPDPGRQVVQWSCLPGADSKIWYFDAVGTVGDDVVYQISNHASKMCLAIGGGDTTQGKPAIQWHCGNGNEQKWVYDDAGRLKNLATYKCLAVPDGSHQDGKGLVQWSCGSGNEQKWRLY, encoded by the coding sequence ATGTCCACCCTTCGGAGTTCATCTATCGGTTCGGTCGTACGCAGGGCAAACATCACGGTGGGTGCCGGCGTCATGGTCTTCGCGGCTATGGCGGCGCCTGCCCTCGCCGACCCCGTCCCCAGCCCTCAGGACGTCGGAGCGGCGTCGGAGGGTTACTACTACGTCGAGAACTACAACAGCGGAGATTGCGTCGCGGTGCCGAATGGCCTACCGGATCCCGGTCGCCAGGTCGTGCAATGGTCCTGCCTTCCCGGGGCCGATTCTAAGATCTGGTACTTCGACGCCGTGGGAACAGTCGGCGATGACGTCGTCTACCAAATCTCCAACCACGCCAGCAAGATGTGCCTGGCGATCGGTGGAGGAGACACCACCCAGGGCAAGCCGGCCATCCAATGGCACTGCGGCAACGGGAATGAGCAGAAGTGGGTCTATGACGATGCCGGTCGTCTGAAGAACCTCGCAACCTACAAGTGCCTGGCGGTTCCCGACGGCTCCCACCAGGACGGTAAGGGCCTCGTCCAGTGGTCCTGCGGCAGCGGAAACGAGCAGAAATGGCGCCTGTACTAG
- a CDS encoding DUF6463 family protein, which translates to MENNVADGKSVRLSKAAGWIAVGMGVVHVVVAGWERRDLWSQVVEDGVWNTFTLDKSVTLSQFERAEGFWTTFGSFGVPVLVFGCYVVWSTRRHQRVPGWLGWIFLAWGVPLVILCPASPGWAFPIIGGLLIAGDKSQSLAGQRPSAMAATGTTAGDLPRNPPSTRPPRRK; encoded by the coding sequence ATGGAGAACAACGTCGCTGATGGGAAGAGTGTTCGCCTGAGCAAAGCCGCCGGCTGGATTGCCGTCGGCATGGGTGTCGTGCACGTCGTCGTCGCGGGGTGGGAGCGCCGTGACCTGTGGTCGCAAGTCGTCGAGGACGGGGTGTGGAACACCTTCACCCTCGACAAGTCCGTCACACTCAGCCAGTTCGAGCGCGCGGAGGGGTTCTGGACGACCTTCGGTAGTTTCGGCGTTCCGGTTCTGGTGTTCGGTTGCTACGTCGTGTGGTCGACGCGCCGGCATCAACGCGTGCCAGGGTGGCTGGGGTGGATCTTCCTTGCCTGGGGAGTGCCCCTCGTCATCCTGTGCCCGGCCTCGCCGGGCTGGGCGTTCCCCATCATCGGCGGACTCCTGATCGCCGGGGACAAGAGCCAAAGCCTCGCCGGCCAACGGCCGAGCGCAATGGCTGCGACAGGAACGACCGCAGGCGACCTGCCAAGGAATCCGCCGAGCACCCGGCCGCCGCGAAGGAAGTGA
- a CDS encoding phosphotransferase has translation MMGATSRAPLLPLPVPTPVRFGEPSKRFPKHWTVMTWVPGEPLDHGSISRGAHMADTLADFLRALHVEAPTEAPTEAPIATDRGAHPRNCTDGFESFFQAVAPDDIAADLRAVWDDAVTAPAWEGPPVWVHGDLHPANVIVSDGTLSGIVDFGDMFAGDPAWDLAAAWVLLPAGTASRFFDTYAHADEAAIRRARGLAAVKSLFLMLMGQNGDRGLPGGKPHWGPAGRAALDRVLRGV, from the coding sequence ATGATGGGGGCGACCTCCAGGGCCCCGCTCCTGCCGCTCCCGGTGCCGACCCCGGTGCGGTTCGGCGAACCGTCCAAGCGCTTCCCCAAGCACTGGACCGTGATGACGTGGGTTCCCGGCGAGCCGCTTGACCACGGCTCCATCAGCCGCGGCGCCCATATGGCCGACACTCTGGCGGATTTCCTGCGGGCACTCCATGTGGAGGCGCCCACCGAGGCGCCCACCGAGGCGCCGATCGCCACGGACCGTGGTGCCCATCCCAGGAACTGCACCGACGGCTTCGAAAGCTTCTTCCAGGCCGTCGCCCCCGACGACATCGCCGCCGACCTCCGGGCCGTCTGGGACGACGCCGTCACAGCCCCGGCGTGGGAAGGCCCACCGGTGTGGGTGCACGGCGACCTGCATCCCGCGAACGTCATCGTCTCGGACGGAACACTCTCGGGCATCGTCGACTTCGGTGACATGTTCGCCGGCGATCCAGCGTGGGACCTCGCCGCCGCATGGGTGCTGCTTCCCGCGGGCACGGCCTCACGGTTCTTCGACACGTACGCGCACGCAGACGAGGCGGCTATCCGGCGCGCCCGCGGGCTGGCCGCTGTGAAGAGCCTCTTCCTGATGCTCATGGGGCAGAACGGAGATCGGGGCCTTCCCGGCGGCAAGCCTCACTGGGGACCTGCAGGCCGGGCGGCACTTGATCGTGTTCTGAGAGGCGTTTGA
- a CDS encoding RNA polymerase sigma factor produces the protein MSAESLAVDDADIIAGSREDPEMFAALFDRYSVMLHRYVHRRLGPDIAEDVVAETFLAAFRRRNGFDPARGDVRPWLFGIATRLIARHRRTEAARYRAAARAPVEHTQDFPADRIAAEVSAHAARTVLVKALAGLNAGELDVLLLIAWAQLSYEETAAALEVPIGTVRSRLNRARTKVRTALNGVDPTREQSDG, from the coding sequence ATGAGCGCCGAATCGTTGGCCGTCGACGACGCCGACATCATCGCCGGTTCCCGGGAGGACCCGGAGATGTTCGCGGCGCTCTTCGACCGGTACTCGGTGATGCTGCACCGTTATGTCCATCGTCGTCTGGGGCCGGATATAGCCGAGGATGTGGTCGCCGAGACCTTCCTGGCCGCCTTTCGGCGCAGGAACGGCTTCGATCCCGCCCGCGGCGACGTTCGGCCGTGGCTGTTCGGGATCGCCACCCGCCTGATCGCCAGGCATCGGCGCACCGAGGCGGCCCGTTATCGGGCGGCGGCACGCGCCCCGGTCGAGCACACGCAGGACTTCCCGGCCGATCGGATTGCTGCGGAGGTCAGCGCGCACGCGGCGCGGACCGTGCTGGTGAAGGCGCTGGCCGGGCTGAACGCCGGGGAACTGGACGTGCTGCTGCTCATCGCCTGGGCGCAGCTCAGCTACGAGGAGACGGCCGCCGCGCTGGAGGTTCCGATCGGGACCGTGCGCTCACGGCTGAACCGCGCCCGGACGAAGGTCCGTACGGCGCTCAACGGAGTCGACCCCACCCGGGAGCAGAGCGATGGATGA
- a CDS encoding TetR/AcrR family transcriptional regulator — protein sequence MTEVKPRRKQADRRARTRSALLEAAARQLSTRGYANLALERVASEAGYTRGAVYHLFANKEELALAVVAWVEETWEAEVGHLGTDEADPVNALMTMARGHAVFCRRDVARVLLTLRVEFTGQDHPVGQAIAEIIDRLDANCADLIAAGRASGAIPPGPPARQTAAAYTAIVEAVGIELAGQAPYDIELIDRAVRGVLGLAPAPAGVAGSSTPPAHP from the coding sequence ATGACGGAAGTAAAGCCCAGGCGCAAGCAGGCCGACCGGCGCGCGCGGACCAGAAGCGCACTACTGGAAGCCGCGGCTCGGCAACTGTCCACCCGCGGGTACGCCAACCTGGCGCTAGAGCGCGTGGCGAGCGAGGCGGGATACACCCGCGGCGCCGTATACCACCTGTTCGCCAACAAGGAAGAGCTGGCACTGGCGGTCGTGGCGTGGGTCGAGGAGACCTGGGAGGCCGAGGTGGGCCACCTCGGCACCGACGAGGCCGACCCCGTCAACGCGCTGATGACGATGGCCCGCGGGCACGCCGTCTTCTGCCGCCGGGACGTGGCACGGGTCCTGTTGACCTTGAGGGTCGAGTTCACCGGACAGGATCATCCGGTGGGCCAGGCGATCGCCGAGATCATCGACCGGCTCGACGCGAACTGCGCCGACCTGATCGCCGCCGGCAGGGCGAGCGGCGCGATCCCTCCCGGGCCGCCGGCCCGGCAGACCGCAGCGGCATACACCGCCATCGTCGAGGCGGTCGGGATCGAACTGGCCGGGCAGGCCCCCTACGACATCGAGCTCATCGACCGGGCAGTGCGAGGGGTACTCGGCCTGGCACCCGCCCCGGCCGGCGTCGCCGGATCCTCGACGCCACCGGCACACCCCTGA
- a CDS encoding ArsR/SmtB family transcription factor: MARAATTSDVFNAIAEPQRRAILVLLRSGEQPVTEVARELGMTQPGASKHLRVLREVGLVRDRKAGKQRLYGLDARGLRPVHEWTGGFERFWNESFDRLDAYVQDLKQARQGE; encoded by the coding sequence ATGGCACGAGCAGCGACGACGTCGGACGTCTTCAACGCGATCGCCGAGCCGCAGCGCCGGGCGATCCTGGTGCTGCTGCGGTCGGGTGAGCAGCCGGTGACCGAGGTGGCCCGGGAGTTGGGGATGACCCAGCCGGGGGCGTCCAAGCACCTGCGGGTGCTCCGGGAGGTGGGGCTGGTGCGGGACCGCAAGGCGGGCAAGCAACGCCTGTACGGCCTTGACGCCCGCGGGCTGCGACCGGTCCATGAGTGGACCGGCGGGTTCGAGCGGTTCTGGAACGAGAGCTTCGACCGGCTGGACGCGTACGTGCAGGACCTGAAGCAGGCAAGGCAGGGGGAGTAG
- a CDS encoding RrF2 family transcriptional regulator yields the protein MKLPVSTEWALHCATTLAQLDPGASASTTQLAQYYDLPAPYLAKQLKALVKAGLLAATTGPRGGFRLARPASEITLLQIVQAIDGTSSPYECREIRRQGRGALPPDECRHTCVLAAKMAEAHQAWRDSLSGVTLADILTTLPPSAPARTRSRLTEMA from the coding sequence GTGAAGCTGCCTGTGAGCACCGAATGGGCTCTGCACTGCGCCACCACGCTGGCTCAGTTGGATCCGGGGGCCAGCGCGTCGACGACACAGTTGGCGCAGTACTACGACCTGCCGGCGCCCTATCTCGCCAAGCAACTGAAGGCACTCGTCAAGGCCGGTCTGCTCGCCGCGACCACGGGCCCGCGCGGAGGGTTCCGGCTCGCACGACCCGCCTCTGAGATCACGCTCCTGCAGATCGTCCAGGCCATCGACGGCACGTCCTCACCGTATGAGTGCCGCGAGATCCGCCGGCAAGGCCGGGGAGCACTGCCTCCCGACGAGTGCCGGCACACCTGTGTCCTTGCTGCGAAAATGGCCGAAGCCCACCAGGCATGGCGAGACAGCCTCTCCGGAGTCACCCTTGCCGACATCCTCACCACACTGCCCCCGTCGGCACCGGCCCGCACCCGATCACGCCTGACGGAGATGGCGTAG
- a CDS encoding DUF2809 domain-containing protein, translating to MSLAVRWTRLLMVVSATGFAGAAFTIRATMDGPIEQYSGAALSAAIVYTIVILIWPPISPLLAGGAAIAYCWFIEFAQLTPIPAALSQRSWLARQMLGARFDLIDVAWYPVGVIPLVAAHWFLRARTRSRTDPTPALTS from the coding sequence ATGTCGCTCGCAGTGCGCTGGACTCGGCTTCTGATGGTGGTATCGGCAACCGGCTTCGCAGGCGCGGCCTTCACAATCCGCGCCACGATGGACGGGCCCATCGAACAGTACTCAGGCGCCGCCTTGTCCGCTGCCATCGTCTACACGATAGTGATCCTCATATGGCCGCCGATCTCCCCACTGCTCGCCGGCGGCGCCGCGATCGCATACTGCTGGTTCATCGAGTTCGCACAGCTCACCCCCATACCCGCGGCACTCTCCCAACGCAGTTGGCTCGCGCGCCAGATGCTAGGCGCCCGGTTCGACCTCATTGATGTCGCCTGGTACCCCGTCGGCGTCATCCCATTGGTCGCCGCGCACTGGTTCCTGCGGGCCCGCACACGTTCCCGAACAGACCCGACACCCGCCCTCACATCATGA
- a CDS encoding transposase, giving the protein MKADPGDPVPSCLTGMVTDKPIDWDIIAQQYDQMVKYATALRLGTAEAEQVLRRFTRGGPKHPTYKAIEELGKAVKSVFVAEYIASEHLRREIHEGLQVVENWNSANTDLFYGSAGTIPGSDKEHQEVSMLSLHLLQSALVFINTLLIRSVLKDPAWRQRLTDADKRGLSPLFWSNANLYGTIDIDMGRRLHLDLAA; this is encoded by the coding sequence GTGAAGGCCGACCCCGGCGACCCCGTCCCGTCCTGCCTGACCGGCATGGTGACCGACAAGCCGATCGACTGGGACATCATCGCCCAGCAGTACGACCAGATGGTCAAGTACGCCACCGCCCTGCGCCTGGGCACGGCCGAGGCCGAACAGGTCCTGCGCCGCTTCACCCGCGGCGGCCCCAAACACCCCACCTACAAGGCCATCGAGGAACTCGGCAAAGCCGTCAAGAGCGTCTTCGTCGCCGAGTACATCGCCTCCGAGCATCTGCGCCGCGAGATCCACGAGGGCCTACAGGTCGTGGAGAACTGGAACTCCGCCAACACCGACCTGTTCTACGGCAGCGCCGGCACCATCCCCGGCAGCGACAAGGAGCACCAGGAGGTGTCCATGCTCAGCCTCCACCTGCTCCAGTCCGCGCTGGTGTTCATCAACACCCTGCTCATCCGGTCGGTCCTGAAGGACCCCGCCTGGCGGCAACGCCTGACCGACGCCGACAAGCGCGGCCTGTCCCCGCTGTTCTGGTCCAACGCCAACCTCTACGGCACCATCGACATCGACATGGGCCGCCGCCTCCACCTCGACCTCGCGGCCTGA
- a CDS encoding SDR family oxidoreductase translates to MRIAVAGATGNIGTLTVAALERGGHRVVRISRSLGVNLMTGEGLSAALADVEAVVDVTNSTATDPAETVAYFSTVTRNLLAAEERAGVGHHVLLSIAGVDRVEGNAHYAGKREQERLVAAGPVPWTIVPATQFHDFAAMVTTWTEQDGVATIAPLLVQPVAPADVADVLAEIATGRPQGRYADVAGPEPQDLVDMARRTNQARGRTVKLVPTWSTMFGPAMAGNVLLPAPGARITPTTFDQWLAEQR, encoded by the coding sequence ATGCGGATTGCCGTTGCCGGCGCGACCGGGAACATCGGAACCCTCACCGTCGCCGCCCTGGAACGGGGCGGACACCGGGTGGTGCGCATCAGCCGCTCGCTCGGCGTGAACCTGATGACCGGCGAAGGGCTCAGCGCCGCGTTGGCCGACGTCGAAGCGGTCGTCGACGTCACCAACAGCACCGCGACCGACCCCGCCGAGACGGTGGCCTACTTCAGCACTGTCACGCGGAACCTGCTCGCCGCCGAGGAGCGGGCCGGTGTCGGCCACCATGTGCTGCTGTCGATCGCAGGGGTCGACCGCGTCGAAGGCAACGCGCACTACGCCGGCAAACGAGAGCAGGAGCGCCTGGTGGCCGCCGGCCCGGTGCCATGGACGATCGTCCCGGCCACGCAGTTCCACGACTTCGCCGCGATGGTGACCACCTGGACCGAGCAGGACGGCGTCGCCACGATCGCGCCGCTACTGGTGCAGCCGGTCGCGCCCGCGGACGTGGCCGACGTCCTCGCCGAGATCGCGACGGGTCGGCCGCAGGGCCGTTACGCCGACGTCGCCGGACCCGAACCGCAGGACCTGGTGGACATGGCCCGGCGCACCAACCAGGCGCGCGGCCGCACGGTGAAGCTCGTGCCGACGTGGTCGACGATGTTCGGTCCGGCGATGGCCGGCAACGTGCTGCTGCCTGCCCCAGGCGCCCGCATCACGCCAACCACCTTCGACCAGTGGCTTGCCGAACAGCGATAG
- a CDS encoding aspartyl/asparaginyl beta-hydroxylase domain-containing protein, protein MSTTTGDLVDQVTCADAIDPTLLERVRHEVLTVPHDWVSGYSRCQSGGWGTLSLLNDTGDAIGDATPVPTDLLERMPTTRALLGELGLGYMWARLALLGPASYLWEHRDYQERELTDVERHRVHVPIVATSSAFLVVGGSAVHLEAGYVWRLTPTFVHGACNAYGPARIHLILDCYADTALERLRGGERLPDRCVSRLPAADRDVTVVD, encoded by the coding sequence ATGTCCACCACGACGGGTGACCTGGTCGACCAGGTCACGTGCGCCGACGCCATCGACCCCACCCTGCTGGAACGTGTTCGCCACGAGGTGCTGACCGTGCCCCACGACTGGGTGAGCGGCTACAGCCGCTGCCAGTCCGGCGGCTGGGGCACCCTGTCCCTGCTCAACGACACCGGCGACGCCATCGGCGACGCCACCCCCGTGCCCACCGACCTGCTGGAAAGAATGCCGACTACCCGGGCGCTGCTCGGCGAACTGGGATTGGGCTACATGTGGGCACGGCTGGCCCTGCTCGGGCCCGCCTCGTACCTGTGGGAGCACCGCGACTACCAAGAGCGGGAGCTCACCGACGTCGAACGGCATCGTGTGCACGTCCCCATCGTCGCCACCAGCTCGGCGTTCCTGGTGGTGGGCGGCAGCGCGGTCCACCTGGAGGCCGGGTACGTCTGGCGGCTGACCCCCACGTTCGTGCACGGGGCGTGCAACGCCTACGGTCCCGCGCGCATCCACCTGATCCTGGACTGCTACGCCGACACCGCCCTGGAGAGACTGCGCGGCGGCGAGCGCCTGCCCGACCGATGCGTAAGCCGACTTCCCGCCGCCGACCGCGACGTCACCGTGGTCGACTGA
- a CDS encoding tyrosine-type recombinase/integrase: protein MSDSENPGSYGHLTERTRPPAAAHHVPSPVAASTRPERSDPFVEAVAMLPALPIDEDGGRYGLRTLTAAWLRGQNSDATRRAYYQDLAGWLAHCAHAGLDPLTARRADVDDWTVTMTAAVRGGGSRPAGAATKARRLAAVSSWYRYLQSNDAAERNPTLLVKRPTSAEIEAASRRAPTLGVQETAALLDAAESRAHREDTEAAWRDAAVIALLFYTALRVSAITGADIADLTTEAGYRILRHGLKGRGPAGRGYVRLDGELTRVLDLYLEARSRRHPDGVRPAGPLVVTTPHPHDPGKPGDKRLTQRDVTNILRRHAHRAGLPAAARLTPHSGRRTVITTLLGNDVPLAKVQDLAGHADPRTTRRYDDTNHKLAASPVTDLTRILAKHRNPEQRLPGDRPTDD, encoded by the coding sequence TTGAGCGACTCTGAGAACCCCGGCTCGTACGGGCATCTCACCGAACGCACCCGTCCGCCGGCCGCGGCCCATCACGTTCCCTCACCGGTCGCCGCATCCACCCGGCCCGAGCGGTCGGACCCGTTCGTCGAGGCCGTGGCGATGCTGCCGGCTCTGCCCATCGACGAGGACGGCGGCCGCTACGGGCTGCGGACGCTGACCGCGGCCTGGCTGCGCGGCCAGAACAGTGACGCGACCCGCCGCGCCTACTACCAGGACCTGGCGGGCTGGCTGGCCCACTGCGCACACGCCGGTCTGGACCCGCTCACCGCCCGACGCGCCGACGTCGACGACTGGACGGTGACGATGACCGCCGCCGTCCGCGGCGGCGGCAGCCGCCCGGCCGGGGCCGCGACCAAGGCCCGGAGACTCGCCGCCGTGTCGTCCTGGTACCGCTACCTACAGTCGAACGACGCCGCCGAACGCAACCCGACGCTGCTGGTCAAGCGCCCCACCTCGGCCGAGATCGAGGCCGCCTCCCGCAGGGCGCCCACGCTCGGCGTTCAGGAGACCGCCGCGCTGCTCGACGCCGCCGAGTCCCGCGCCCACCGGGAGGACACCGAGGCGGCCTGGCGCGACGCGGCGGTGATCGCGCTGCTCTTCTACACCGCACTGCGCGTCTCCGCGATCACCGGAGCCGACATCGCCGACCTCACCACCGAGGCCGGTTACCGCATCCTGCGGCACGGCCTCAAGGGAAGGGGCCCGGCGGGGCGCGGCTACGTTCGCCTGGACGGCGAGCTCACCCGGGTCCTCGACCTTTACCTCGAGGCGCGGAGCCGGCGGCACCCGGACGGAGTCCGCCCGGCGGGGCCGCTGGTGGTGACGACCCCGCATCCCCATGACCCCGGCAAGCCCGGCGACAAACGCCTCACTCAACGCGACGTCACCAACATCCTGCGCAGGCACGCCCACCGCGCGGGCCTGCCCGCCGCGGCCAGGCTCACACCGCACAGCGGACGCCGAACCGTGATCACCACGCTGCTCGGCAACGACGTACCGCTCGCCAAGGTCCAGGACCTCGCCGGACACGCCGACCCCCGCACCACCCGCCGCTACGACGACACCAACCACAAACTCGCCGCGTCACCCGTCACCGACCTCACCCGCATCCTCGCCAAACACCGCAACCCCGAGCAGCGACTCCCCGGGGATCGACCGACCGACGACTGA
- a CDS encoding DUF3995 domain-containing protein: protein MPLAKLAGGAAMLGLGAAAAMHTVWIFSPWPFEDLAEFTRTIAGVPEAEAPSAAATGSVAVALGTAAYLVAAQANLAPRLLPTRLERLGTATVAGVLLLRGCAGLASSGFADESTTFTRWDLALYSPLCLTLGALAAYVAKTEETTRAGQKDARAADG from the coding sequence ATGCCCCTCGCCAAGCTCGCAGGAGGCGCGGCCATGCTCGGCCTCGGTGCCGCCGCGGCCATGCACACCGTCTGGATCTTTTCCCCATGGCCGTTCGAAGACCTCGCCGAGTTCACCCGCACGATCGCGGGCGTGCCCGAGGCAGAGGCCCCCAGTGCCGCGGCCACCGGCTCGGTGGCCGTGGCCCTCGGAACGGCGGCCTACCTGGTCGCCGCCCAGGCGAACCTGGCACCGCGCCTGCTGCCTACCCGGCTCGAACGCCTGGGCACCGCGACCGTCGCGGGCGTACTCCTGCTCCGCGGCTGCGCAGGCCTGGCCTCCTCCGGATTCGCCGACGAATCCACCACCTTTACGCGCTGGGACCTGGCCCTGTACTCCCCGCTCTGCCTGACCCTCGGCGCACTGGCCGCCTACGTCGCCAAGACCGAAGAGACGACCAGAGCCGGCCAGAAGGACGCCCGCGCGGCCGACGGATGA
- a CDS encoding recombinase family protein, with protein sequence MRIVYSRSSTAVQSLLRQRHVLTEAGLLVRTEGVAEGFRPAEGVLLFEDPATTSKIPALERPAFGEVAAAHPGDTLTVSELFRLCRDLVDIHAVRDWCQARGVVLRAPFGPLSNFHDLAADDATTALIIAVGQFQRDLQNELTVEGIAEAEGRYRGWPPALAGARLEDVRSAFREQGASIAVRARTHGASRAAVRTALADLLPDQTAQPSSE encoded by the coding sequence GTGCGGATCGTCTACTCCCGCTCGTCCACCGCGGTCCAGTCGCTGCTGCGGCAGCGGCACGTCCTCACCGAGGCCGGGCTACTGGTCCGCACCGAGGGTGTGGCCGAAGGGTTCCGTCCGGCCGAGGGCGTGCTGCTGTTCGAGGACCCGGCCACCACCTCCAAGATCCCCGCGTTGGAGCGGCCCGCGTTCGGTGAGGTCGCCGCCGCGCACCCCGGCGACACGCTCACGGTGTCGGAGCTGTTCCGGCTCTGCCGCGACCTGGTGGACATCCACGCCGTCCGCGACTGGTGCCAGGCCCGCGGCGTCGTGCTGCGGGCCCCGTTCGGACCTCTGTCCAACTTCCACGATTTGGCCGCAGACGACGCGACGACCGCTCTGATCATCGCTGTGGGGCAGTTCCAGCGCGACCTGCAGAACGAGTTGACCGTCGAGGGGATCGCCGAGGCCGAGGGACGCTACCGCGGCTGGCCGCCCGCGCTGGCCGGTGCCCGGCTTGAGGATGTGCGGTCGGCGTTCCGGGAACAGGGCGCCTCGATCGCGGTCCGCGCACGCACCCACGGGGCGAGTCGGGCCGCCGTCCGGACGGCCTTGGCCGACCTGCTGCCCGATCAGACGGCCCAGCCTTCATCAGAGTGA